The following is a genomic window from Chloroflexota bacterium.
GCCGGGCGCGTCCCCGGGACCGAATGTGGAGCTCCTCCGGCCGATGCGTCACGGGGCGCTCCGGGTGCAGCCCGAGGCGCTCGACTGGGACGTGTCCCTGCTTCGGATCAGCCACCCCGCCGGCGTCACCTACGCCCGAGTCCCTCGCGACGACTCGGCCCGCTTTGCCGCGCTGGTCCGAACCGGGGCCCTTGCACCGGCCCTCGCGGCGCGGGCGGCGCTCGGCCGTCCGCCGAGGGTGACGAGCCCGGAGGAACGCACGCCGGGTCTGTTCGATCTGGTCGCCCAAACGGCGGGCGATGTCCCGCCGCCGGGTGCCTCGGTTGCTGGGAGCCCGGCGGCGTCCGCGGAGAACCCAGCCACCCGCCCCGCTCGCAAGGCGACGGTCCCGCCGCCGGTTCCCACGTCGAAGTCGATGAAACGCCGCGGCGCGCCGCTGGGCGCGATCGTCGCCATCGGGGTGGCGCTGCTCGTGGTCTTCGGTCTGGTGCTGGCCGGCGGGCGGCTGACCAGCCAACGTGCACCGGACGGGCTGGGCTCGCCCACCGCAGCCACGTCGCCGGACCCGTCGGCCAGCCAATCGCCTGCCGCCACGCCGTGCGGCGCGCCTGCGGCAGGTGGCCAGTCCTGCCCAGCCGGATCGGCCGCCTCATCGGCAAGTGCGTGCCCGGCCGGAGTCGCGTGTGCGCCCGGGTCGCCGCTGCACACGCAGACAACGTGCCCGGCCGGAGTCGCGTGCAGCCCGGGAGCCTCACCTTCCCTGAGCCCGTCCGCGCGGCCGACCCCACGGCCGACGCCATCGGTCACGCCGTCCCCGACGCCAGGGCCGACGGCCGCGCCGCCCAGCCAATCACCGCCCGCACCGTCGTGTGTCCCGGCCACCGGCCAATGCGGACCGTCGCCGTCGCCCGCGCCCTCGCCCTCGCCGTCGCCCTCGCCCTCGCCATGCGGGCTGGGACTGCCCTGCCCCTGACCGGGCGCCGCGGCTTCCTTGTCGAGCCCTTGCGAAAGAGCGGACAATGGCCCTGCGCCACACTCAGAACCAGACGGGAACCGTCGTCGGCTCGGAGGAGCCGACGTGTCTGCCGTCCCCACCATCCGAAAGTTGGAGCCTTCCTGCCTTGCGCGACATGATCAGAAAGGCCGCGAGTCTTGGTCTCGCGGCGACGCTCCTCGCCACGCTCGGGGCGGCGATCGCGGCCGCGCCGGCGCTCGCGTCGACTTCCGTGACGTCCGCCGGCTCGATGTCGCCCGGGACGACCTCGGTCGGGACAGCCTCCTTCACCCTGACCGAGAACAGCGTCAACGGGTTCCCGAACGCGAGCGGAACCGTCACCGTGACGATCACCGACAGCGCGAGCGCCTCGACGGTCCATTTCTCGGGCACGCCCGTGCTCTCGGCGCCGGGGTCGCTCGGCGCGACCGTGGCGCTCGGTCCGGCCGGAACGTCCTTCACGGTCACGACCCGCGGTGCCGACAACCTCAACATCGAGCCGATCACGGTCTCCGGCCTTCGGATCTCGGCGGACGCTGGAGCGGCGCTCGGTCCGATCAAGGCGGCGATGAGCGGTTCGCTCGTCGGCGGGATCATCTCGCCCACGACGACCGCCACCGGGATCGCGCAGACGTCCGTCGCCGTCGGATCGACGGGCGGCGTCGTCGTCAACGTCAGCTCCCCGTGCGGCTTCGCGTCGACCGGTGGCCTGAACGGCAACGTGACGTTCTCCGACGTCGCTGACTCGCGCGCGCTCACCGGGGCCACCGCACTTGCCGGCGGCCAGCAGACGCTGACGATCGGTGGCGGTGGGTCGATCCATGCGATCGGCACGACCATCACGCAGATGGTCGCCGACTGCCTCGGCGTCAATCTCGCGAGCCCGGGGACGGTGGGATCCGGTCCGACCCAGCACCTCGCCTTCATCGGGCAGCCGGGTGGCGGAACAGCCGGGGTCGTCTGGGCCGTGCAGCCCGTCGTCGCCGTGCAGAACGCCCTCAACATGGTCGCCACCGGCGACAGCTCGACCTTCGTGACGCTGTCCATCGGGACGAACCCGGCGGGCGGGACGCTGTCGTGCACGAGCGGCCTCAGCCGGACGGTCGTCAACGGCGTCGCCACGTTCTTCGGCTGCTCGATCAGCATCGGCTCCCCGAGCGCCTACACGCTGACCGCGACCAGCAACCCCGCCTGGAGCCCGGCCACGAGCTCGGCGTTCCTGGTGGCGGCGACCCAGCACCTCGCCTTCATCGGGCAGCCGGGTGGCGGAACAGCCGGGGTCGTCTGGGCCGTGCAGCCCGTCGTCGCCGTGCAGAACGCCCTCAACATGGTCGCCACCGGCGACAGCTCGACCTTCGTGACGCTGTCCATCGGGACGAACCCGGCGGGCGGGACGCTGTCGTGCACGAGCGGCCTCAGCCGGACGGTCGTCAACGGCGTCGCCACGTTCTTCGGCTGCTCGATCAGCATCGGCTCCCCGAGCGCCTACACGCTGACCGCGACGAGCAACCCCGCCTGGAGTCCGGCCACGAGCTCGGCGTTCCTGGTCAGTCAGTCGGCGCTCTCCGTGGTGCTCACGGACTCCATCGCGGCCGGCGTGAATCGCGGCACGATGGGCTTCGGGACGGTGAGCGTGGTGGTGCCGCGCGGTGGCTGGATCACCCTCCTCGGGACGACGAGCCCGAACCTCGCCGGATCGCTGGTCCAGGTCTGGACGAGGACGAAGACGGGCGCCTGGCACGTCCTGACGTCACGACTCGCGGCCGCCGACGGAACGATCCACTATTTCGCCCGCGTCAACGGCTGGACCGCCTATCAGCTCAAGTTCGCCGGCGACAGCAGCCATTCCGCGGCGGCGAGTCACGGGAGGATCGCGACGAGCCGCACGTAGCGGCTGTCCAACCTGTCAAGCGAACGTCGTTCAGCCCGCTGGCGCCGATTCGCGCGTCGGCGGCAGGTCCAACTGGATCAGCAGGCCCAGCTGGTCAGGCACGCCCCAGTGCTCCACGATCTTTCCGGCCTTGAGCCGGACGACATCGATGACGTCGATCTCCATCGGCCTGCCGGTGGGCGGATGGCCCATGACCGAGCCGGTGTTCACGCCGCGCGCCCGGTTGCGCGCCCACACCATGTCGCCATCGGCGGTGAGGTCCTCGATCACGAGCTTGAAGTCGGAGAACCAGCGATGGAGCGTTCGGATCGTGTCCTCCACGCCGGCCACGCCCGGCCTCGAGCCGCGCTGATGTTCGACGCAGTC
Proteins encoded in this region:
- a CDS encoding ester cyclase — encoded protein: MTTEQNVAAFRKLIDVGFTRGDLSVVAEVVSPDCVEHQRGSRPGVAGVEDTIRTLHRWFSDFKLVIEDLTADGDMVWARNRARGVNTGSVMGHPPTGRPMEIDVIDVVRLKAGKIVEHWGVPDQLGLLIQLDLPPTRESAPAG